Proteins from a genomic interval of Fundidesulfovibrio putealis DSM 16056:
- the fliN gene encoding flagellar motor switch protein FliN yields MAPDDIDQDQLAAEWAAALEDDKGGGDVDPFEAAMGAVAAGAGGGGDDALAEQWAAALAGEEESTVKREREQATLSAKSREASFKDLTQESKAPRPETGRRDLDFILDIPLDVSAELGRTKLLINELLQLGQGSVIELNKLAGEPLEIYVNGKLVARGEAVVINEKFGVRLTDIISPIERVKQLG; encoded by the coding sequence ATGGCCCCCGACGATATCGATCAGGATCAATTGGCAGCCGAATGGGCCGCCGCGCTTGAAGACGACAAGGGCGGAGGCGACGTCGACCCCTTTGAGGCCGCCATGGGCGCGGTTGCCGCTGGCGCCGGAGGCGGTGGCGACGACGCCCTGGCCGAACAGTGGGCCGCCGCGCTGGCTGGCGAGGAGGAGAGCACGGTCAAGCGCGAGCGCGAGCAGGCCACGCTCTCCGCCAAGAGCCGCGAGGCGTCGTTCAAGGATTTGACGCAGGAGTCCAAGGCTCCGCGCCCCGAAACCGGGCGGCGCGACCTGGACTTCATCCTGGACATCCCCCTGGACGTGTCTGCGGAACTCGGGCGCACCAAGCTCCTCATCAACGAGCTGTTGCAGCTGGGCCAGGGCTCGGTCATCGAGTTGAACAAGCTGGCTGGCGAGCCGCTTGAGATCTACGTCAACGGCAAGCTGGTGGCGCGCGGCGAGGCAGTGGTGATAAACGAGAAGTTCGGCGTGCGCCTGACCGACATCATAAGCCCCATTGAGCGGGTGAAACAGCTTGGCTGA
- a CDS encoding trimeric intracellular cation channel family protein: protein MDAQPFQLPLFVDLAAVFLMAITGAIEAIRREFDIIGLFVLALATGVGGALIRDGVFLQNGISPILLDDRYLMAVAAAAVAGLIFGTRAVLSTRLIAWVDALALGAYAVVGVEKTLALGLGFVPAVVVGVVNACGGGVLRDIFIGERPMVFRPGQFYAFAALVGCLIYVPLRTHTDLPPLAVAMGSIAVTFGLRVLAISLNWSTVPIGEKGILRKRPRR from the coding sequence ATGGACGCCCAACCCTTCCAGTTGCCGCTCTTCGTGGACCTTGCGGCCGTGTTCCTCATGGCCATCACCGGGGCCATCGAGGCCATCCGCCGCGAGTTCGACATCATCGGCCTGTTCGTGCTGGCCCTGGCCACGGGCGTGGGCGGGGCGCTCATACGCGACGGGGTGTTCCTGCAGAACGGGATATCCCCAATTCTCCTGGACGACCGCTACCTGATGGCCGTGGCCGCTGCCGCCGTGGCCGGGCTGATATTCGGCACCAGGGCGGTGCTCTCCACGCGCCTGATCGCCTGGGTGGACGCCCTGGCCCTGGGAGCCTACGCGGTGGTCGGCGTGGAAAAGACCCTGGCCCTGGGCCTGGGGTTCGTCCCCGCCGTGGTGGTGGGCGTGGTGAACGCCTGCGGCGGCGGCGTGCTGCGAGACATCTTCATCGGCGAGCGGCCCATGGTGTTCCGCCCAGGCCAGTTCTACGCCTTTGCGGCCCTGGTGGGCTGCCTTATCTACGTGCCGCTGCGCACGCACACCGACCTCCCTCCGCTGGCCGTGGCCATGGGCTCCATCGCGGTCACTTTCGGGCTGCGCGTTTTGGCCATCAGCCTGAACTGGAGCACCGTTCCCATCGGCGAGAAGGGCATCCTGCGCAAACGTCCGCGCCGCTGA
- a CDS encoding sugar phosphate isomerase/epimerase family protein, translated as MFFVNLNLRAVRKDSTVLDRFLARGVNPELGLDPVLMDMVDDSWHRDMAERLRGEGLTPSLHLPFFDLQPGSADNLVREACRERLARALDVARIYAPAHMIGHVKYDHLLYMNTYPLWRERAVDTWSSVLSGWPEHPPLYLENTFEPDPATVSGVVGALREVHGERAGLCLDIGHWYSFSEGCRLCNLDAWLDDFAPLLSHLHLHDNDGSFDQHKGLGQGDIPWQAFFEGLEQRGLTPSVTFEPHSDEAFHAAMDFVRQHPRWFAPLRVVAP; from the coding sequence ATGTTTTTCGTGAACTTGAACCTGAGGGCTGTCCGCAAGGATTCCACGGTGTTGGACCGCTTCCTTGCGCGCGGCGTGAACCCGGAGCTGGGCCTGGACCCGGTGCTGATGGACATGGTGGACGACTCCTGGCACCGGGACATGGCCGAGCGCCTGCGCGGCGAGGGGCTGACGCCGTCCCTGCATCTGCCGTTCTTCGACCTCCAGCCCGGCAGCGCCGACAATCTGGTGCGCGAGGCCTGCCGTGAGCGCTTGGCGCGCGCCCTGGACGTGGCCCGCATCTACGCCCCGGCCCACATGATCGGCCACGTGAAGTACGACCACCTGCTGTACATGAACACCTACCCGCTCTGGCGCGAACGGGCCGTGGACACCTGGAGCTCGGTGCTGTCCGGCTGGCCGGAGCATCCGCCGCTGTACCTGGAGAACACCTTCGAGCCGGACCCGGCCACGGTGTCCGGCGTGGTGGGCGCGCTGCGCGAGGTCCACGGCGAGCGCGCGGGCCTGTGCCTGGACATCGGCCACTGGTACAGCTTCTCCGAGGGATGCAGGCTGTGCAACCTGGACGCGTGGCTTGACGACTTCGCGCCGCTCTTAAGCCACCTGCACCTGCACGACAACGACGGCAGCTTCGACCAGCACAAGGGGTTGGGTCAGGGGGATATTCCCTGGCAGGCCTTCTTCGAGGGGCTGGAGCAGCGCGGCCTGACGCCGTCGGTCACCTTCGAGCCGCACTCGGACGAGGCTTTCCACGCAGCCATGGACTTCGTGCGCCAGCACCCCCGCTGGTTCGCCCCGCTTCGGGTGGTCGCGCCGTAA
- the fliM gene encoding flagellar motor switch protein FliM — translation MSKILSQDEVDTLLRGLTGGEVEADSEILEDDSGIVAFDLSNQDRIIRGRMPVMEIINDRFARLATNALANAMRKRVDVNPISIDMSKFGDFMRSLPVPTSINIFKLDPLRGNAILVVDSRLVFALVENFFGGAGSQPKVEGRDFTPIEQAIIQKVVKIALANLEDAWRPVHEVHIELIRSEINPQFAAIVPPSDVVVVVTFEVELENAIGSMIACLPYATIEPIRSKLYASFQSERLEVDHAWISRFKERLMETPVEVVVEFGKTQLSGRQLLSLKEGDIILLDTDAEDLLKAEVQGVRKFWGIPGNVKSNKAFQVHREEETHF, via the coding sequence ATGAGCAAGATTCTCAGCCAGGACGAGGTCGATACCTTACTGCGCGGCCTCACCGGCGGCGAAGTGGAGGCCGACTCCGAGATACTGGAAGACGATTCCGGCATCGTCGCCTTCGACCTGTCCAACCAGGACCGGATCATTCGCGGGCGCATGCCCGTCATGGAGATCATAAACGACCGCTTCGCGCGGCTGGCCACCAACGCCCTGGCCAACGCCATGCGCAAGCGCGTGGACGTGAACCCCATCTCCATCGACATGTCCAAATTCGGCGACTTCATGCGAAGCCTCCCCGTGCCCACCTCCATCAACATCTTCAAGCTGGACCCGCTGCGCGGCAACGCCATCCTGGTGGTGGATTCGCGGCTGGTGTTCGCCCTGGTGGAGAACTTCTTCGGCGGCGCAGGCAGCCAGCCCAAGGTGGAAGGCCGCGACTTCACGCCCATCGAGCAGGCCATCATCCAGAAGGTGGTCAAGATCGCCCTGGCCAACCTGGAGGACGCCTGGAGGCCGGTGCACGAGGTGCACATCGAGTTGATCCGCTCCGAGATCAACCCCCAGTTCGCGGCCATCGTGCCGCCCTCGGACGTGGTGGTCGTGGTCACCTTCGAGGTGGAGCTTGAGAACGCGATCGGATCCATGATCGCCTGCCTGCCCTACGCCACCATCGAGCCCATCCGCTCCAAGCTGTACGCCTCCTTCCAGTCCGAGCGCCTGGAAGTGGACCACGCCTGGATCAGCCGCTTCAAGGAGCGGCTCATGGAGACTCCGGTGGAGGTGGTGGTGGAGTTCGGCAAGACCCAGCTCTCCGGCAGGCAGCTCCTGTCCCTGAAGGAGGGCGACATCATCCTCCTGGACACCGACGCCGAGGACCTCCTGAAGGCCGAGGTGCAGGGCGTGCGCAAGTTCTGGGGAATTCCGGGCAATGTGAAGTCCAACAAGGCCTTCCAGGTGCACCGGGAAGAGGAAACGCATTTCTGA
- the fliP gene encoding flagellar type III secretion system pore protein FliP (The bacterial flagellar biogenesis protein FliP forms a type III secretion system (T3SS)-type pore required for flagellar assembly.) produces MTLAENPAVLALAALLGLAAVLALPALVQAAEPTLTLNLAAGQQQPEKVSLTLQILFLLTVLSLAPSIILCVTSFTRIIVVFSFLRQAMGTGQMPPNQILASLAIFMTVVIMYPTGKQIYEEALNPYMEERLGFTEALKKAEQPLRTFMFKHTREKDLSVFYSITKIDQPKGKDDVPTVMLAAAYMISELKTGFTIGFLVYIPFLVLDMVVSSVLLAMGMMMLPPAMVSMPFKLLLFVMVDGWSLMTASLVNSFV; encoded by the coding sequence CTGACCCTGGCGGAGAACCCGGCGGTCCTGGCGCTGGCGGCGCTTCTGGGGCTGGCGGCGGTCCTGGCCCTTCCGGCCCTGGTACAGGCGGCTGAGCCCACCCTGACGCTCAATCTGGCAGCCGGGCAGCAGCAGCCCGAAAAGGTCAGCCTGACCCTCCAGATTCTGTTCCTCTTGACGGTGCTGTCGCTTGCGCCGTCCATCATCCTCTGCGTCACGTCCTTCACCCGCATCATCGTGGTGTTCTCGTTTCTGCGCCAGGCCATGGGCACCGGCCAGATGCCGCCCAACCAGATACTGGCAAGCCTCGCCATCTTCATGACCGTGGTCATCATGTATCCCACGGGCAAGCAGATCTACGAGGAAGCGCTCAATCCCTACATGGAGGAGCGCCTGGGCTTCACCGAGGCCCTCAAGAAGGCCGAACAGCCCCTGCGGACCTTCATGTTCAAGCACACCCGCGAGAAGGACCTCTCCGTCTTCTACAGCATCACCAAGATCGACCAGCCCAAGGGCAAGGACGACGTGCCCACGGTGATGCTGGCCGCCGCCTACATGATAAGCGAGCTCAAGACCGGCTTCACCATCGGGTTCCTGGTGTACATCCCCTTCCTGGTGCTGGACATGGTGGTTTCGAGCGTGCTGCTGGCCATGGGCATGATGATGCTGCCCCCGGCCATGGTGTCCATGCCCTTCAAGCTGCTCCTGTTCGTCATGGTTGACGGCTGGAGCCTCATGACGGCCTCGCTGGTCAACAGTTTCGTCTAA
- the fliQ gene encoding flagellar biosynthesis protein FliQ, whose protein sequence is MTPEVVIGFARSAIETTLLLSMPMLAVSLVVGVVLSVLQAATQIQEATLTFVPKIVAMFLAIIIAFPWLMDTMITFTRDLMLNLPAYIK, encoded by the coding sequence ATGACCCCCGAAGTAGTCATAGGGTTCGCCCGCTCCGCCATCGAGACCACGCTTTTGCTCTCCATGCCCATGCTGGCGGTGAGCCTGGTGGTGGGCGTGGTGCTCTCCGTGCTCCAGGCCGCCACGCAGATCCAGGAGGCCACGCTCACCTTCGTGCCAAAGATCGTGGCCATGTTCCTTGCCATCATCATAGCCTTCCCCTGGCTCATGGACACCATGATCACCTTCACGCGCGACTTGATGCTCAATCTTCCCGCATACATAAAATGA
- a CDS encoding DUF721 domain-containing protein, with product MRMLGELIVGFASRQDAATGFRLAMLWPRWREVLGDAAPYARPLGHRRTILLLGVDDPIAMQECQYDAPLVLERVNAFLRQQIFDKVQFDLLQGKTPLDAVPGTAPAFWRPPPPRIARLGGLSLDPNTAVGRSYAAYVRQFGPGR from the coding sequence ATGCGCATGCTCGGGGAGCTGATCGTGGGTTTCGCCAGCAGGCAGGACGCCGCGACGGGATTCAGGCTGGCCATGCTCTGGCCGCGTTGGCGCGAGGTGCTGGGCGACGCCGCGCCCTATGCCAGGCCGCTCGGACACAGGCGCACGATCCTGCTTCTGGGCGTGGACGATCCCATCGCCATGCAGGAGTGCCAGTACGACGCGCCGCTGGTTCTGGAGCGGGTGAATGCGTTTCTGCGGCAGCAAATCTTTGACAAAGTCCAATTCGATCTGCTACAGGGCAAAACCCCTCTGGATGCAGTACCCGGTACGGCGCCCGCCTTCTGGCGGCCACCGCCGCCGAGGATCGCCCGTCTGGGGGGACTTAGCCTGGATCCGAACACTGCTGTGGGGCGCTCGTACGCGGCCTACGTCCGCCAGTTTGGCCCCGGCAGGTGA
- a CDS encoding outer membrane protein assembly factor BamE, which translates to MCCAIVSLLSLMGCSASSHKAAVQNDTTDRISVGTVQREIRVGMSSADVVAALGSPNMVTTDDQRREVWVYDKISTEVSYSASSGYGTLLLVGGTVGSGAASRSQRTLTVVVKFDNEQKVRDFAYRQSSF; encoded by the coding sequence ATGTGCTGTGCGATAGTCTCCTTGTTGTCCCTCATGGGGTGTTCAGCCTCCAGCCACAAGGCCGCAGTCCAGAACGACACCACCGACCGCATATCGGTGGGCACCGTCCAGAGAGAGATCCGTGTCGGCATGAGTTCCGCAGACGTCGTCGCCGCGCTTGGCTCTCCCAACATGGTCACCACCGACGACCAGCGTCGCGAGGTGTGGGTTTACGACAAGATTTCGACCGAAGTCAGCTATTCCGCCAGCAGCGGCTACGGAACGCTGCTTCTGGTGGGCGGCACAGTCGGCTCGGGGGCGGCTTCGCGTTCGCAACGCACCCTGACCGTGGTCGTCAAGTTCGACAATGAGCAGAAAGTGCGCGACTTCGCCTATCGCCAGTCCAGCTTCTAG
- a CDS encoding valine--tRNA ligase → MSETTLAKGYEPEEVEARWLTFWAETGAGTADPDAPGEPFSIVIPPPNVTGALHMGHALNLTVQDILCRHMRQQGRKVLWVPGTDHAGIATQNVVERALAAEGSSRHEMGREKFVERVWEWRKDYGGRILNQIRRMGASVDWTRERFTMDEGLSKAVREVFVRLYEEGLIYKGDYIINWCPRCQTALADLEVEHSPKKGALYQIRYPLADGSGELVVATTRPETMLGDSAVAVHPEDEKYQDYIGKFVKLPLTDRTIPVIADAYVDREFGTGALKVTPAHDMNDFDLGRRHNLEVIKVMDGEGNMNEAAGPAYQGLSREACRKRVVEDLKTAGFLVQVEEHDHSVGECYRCKTVVEPHVSPQWFVKAGPLAEVARAAVETGKTQIIPEQWTTTYYHWLDNIRDWCISRQIWWGHRIPAWTCEACGKLIVSRQDPDACPCGGALQRDPDVLDTWFSSALWPFSTLGWPDSTKELKAFYPTSVLVTGFDILFFWVARMMMMGLHFMDEVPFKHVYIHALVRDAEGKKMSKSTGNVIDPLVMIDKFGTDALRFTLTAFAAMGRDIKLSEDRIEGYRHFVNKLWNAARFSMMNLPETIPAASLDGELPLHHAWILHRLEEMKQSTAKAIEGYHFNEAAQGLYSFLWLEFCDWYLEMAKADLNGEDEDAKATAQKCLWTVLSEFLTLMHPIMPFVTQEIWSHLPGHEQPEHEQKDLSKVLYPEARPQHVKPEAVAQMTLLQEIVVSVRNIRSELSISPAAKLECMVRTGDAADLATLRANERMIVQMARLSGFTAGPDVTAPKASASAAAGGNAVFVPLAGAVDFDAELARLNKELAKTSKEAEIVGRKLANEDFTAKAPAEVVAKEREKDEMLRGKVEKLEELKARIESLKG, encoded by the coding sequence ATGTCCGAGACCACACTGGCCAAGGGCTACGAACCTGAAGAGGTCGAAGCCCGCTGGCTTACTTTCTGGGCCGAGACCGGAGCGGGAACCGCCGACCCGGACGCGCCGGGCGAGCCGTTTTCCATAGTCATCCCGCCGCCCAACGTCACCGGGGCCCTGCACATGGGCCATGCCCTGAACCTGACCGTGCAGGACATCCTCTGCCGCCACATGCGCCAGCAGGGCCGCAAGGTCCTGTGGGTTCCCGGCACCGATCACGCAGGCATCGCCACACAGAACGTGGTTGAGCGCGCCCTGGCTGCCGAGGGTTCCTCGCGTCACGAAATGGGCCGCGAGAAGTTCGTTGAGCGCGTATGGGAATGGCGCAAGGATTACGGCGGGCGCATACTGAACCAGATCAGGCGCATGGGGGCCAGCGTTGACTGGACCCGCGAGCGCTTCACCATGGACGAGGGCCTCTCCAAGGCGGTGCGCGAGGTTTTCGTGCGCCTGTACGAAGAGGGCCTCATCTACAAGGGTGACTACATCATCAACTGGTGCCCCCGCTGCCAGACGGCGCTGGCTGACCTGGAAGTGGAGCACAGCCCCAAGAAGGGCGCGCTCTACCAGATCCGCTACCCCCTGGCAGACGGCTCGGGAGAGTTGGTGGTGGCCACCACGCGGCCCGAAACCATGCTGGGCGACTCTGCCGTGGCGGTGCACCCGGAAGACGAAAAGTACCAGGATTACATCGGAAAATTCGTCAAGTTACCGCTCACTGACCGGACAATCCCGGTGATCGCCGACGCCTACGTGGACCGCGAGTTCGGCACCGGCGCGCTGAAAGTCACCCCCGCCCACGACATGAACGACTTCGACCTGGGACGCCGCCACAACCTGGAAGTCATCAAGGTGATGGACGGCGAAGGCAACATGAACGAGGCCGCCGGGCCTGCCTACCAGGGCCTCTCGCGCGAAGCCTGCCGCAAACGCGTGGTGGAGGACTTGAAGACCGCCGGGTTCCTGGTGCAGGTGGAAGAGCACGACCACTCCGTGGGCGAGTGCTACCGTTGCAAGACCGTGGTGGAGCCGCACGTGTCGCCCCAGTGGTTCGTGAAGGCCGGCCCCCTGGCCGAGGTGGCCCGCGCCGCCGTGGAGACCGGCAAGACCCAGATCATCCCCGAGCAGTGGACCACCACCTACTACCACTGGCTGGACAACATCCGTGACTGGTGCATCTCCCGCCAGATCTGGTGGGGGCACCGCATCCCGGCCTGGACCTGCGAGGCCTGCGGCAAGCTGATCGTCAGCCGCCAGGACCCGGACGCCTGCCCCTGCGGCGGCGCGCTCCAGCGCGACCCCGACGTGCTGGACACCTGGTTCTCCTCGGCCCTGTGGCCCTTCTCCACGTTGGGCTGGCCGGACAGCACCAAGGAGCTCAAGGCCTTCTACCCCACCTCGGTGCTGGTGACGGGCTTCGACATCCTGTTCTTCTGGGTGGCCCGCATGATGATGATGGGCCTGCACTTCATGGACGAGGTCCCCTTCAAGCACGTGTACATCCACGCCCTGGTGCGCGACGCCGAGGGCAAGAAGATGTCCAAGTCCACGGGCAACGTCATCGACCCCCTGGTGATGATCGACAAGTTCGGCACCGACGCCCTGCGCTTCACCCTCACCGCCTTCGCGGCCATGGGGCGCGACATCAAGCTCTCCGAGGACCGCATCGAGGGCTACCGCCACTTCGTCAACAAGCTGTGGAACGCGGCCCGGTTCAGCATGATGAACCTGCCCGAGACCATCCCCGCCGCGTCCCTGGACGGCGAGCTGCCCCTGCACCACGCCTGGATTCTGCACCGTCTGGAAGAGATGAAGCAGTCCACGGCCAAGGCCATCGAGGGCTACCACTTCAACGAGGCCGCCCAGGGGCTTTACTCCTTCCTGTGGCTGGAGTTCTGCGACTGGTACCTGGAGATGGCCAAGGCCGACCTGAACGGCGAGGACGAGGACGCCAAGGCCACAGCCCAGAAGTGCCTGTGGACCGTCCTGTCCGAGTTTCTGACCCTCATGCACCCCATCATGCCCTTCGTCACCCAGGAGATCTGGAGCCACCTGCCCGGCCACGAGCAGCCCGAGCATGAGCAAAAAGACCTCTCCAAGGTGCTCTACCCCGAAGCGCGTCCCCAGCACGTCAAGCCCGAGGCCGTGGCCCAGATGACGCTCCTGCAGGAGATCGTGGTCAGCGTGCGCAACATCCGCTCCGAGCTGTCCATAAGCCCGGCAGCGAAGCTCGAGTGCATGGTGCGCACCGGCGACGCCGCCGACCTGGCCACGCTGCGCGCCAACGAGCGCATGATCGTGCAGATGGCGCGCCTGTCCGGCTTCACCGCAGGCCCCGACGTCACCGCGCCCAAGGCCTCGGCCAGCGCGGCTGCCGGCGGCAACGCGGTGTTCGTGCCCCTGGCCGGAGCCGTGGACTTCGACGCGGAGTTGGCGCGCCTCAATAAGGAGCTGGCCAAGACCTCCAAGGAAGCCGAGATCGTGGGCCGCAAGCTGGCCAACGAGGACTTCACGGCCAAGGCCCCCGCCGAGGTGGTGGCCAAGGAGCGCGAGAAGGACGAGATGCTGCGCGGCAAGGTGGAGAAGCTGGAAGAGCTGAAGGCCCGCATCGAGAGCCTGAAGGGATAG
- the fliO gene encoding flagellar biosynthetic protein FliO yields MADVTAPITAPTSLGAGGAAIQMAVALLLILFVILLAYYLLKRFGPRLGLGGAAKAHGMRVESYLTLGPRKNIMVVRFLNKLLVLGVTDQSINLLTEVDAHDGQENFQAVLENASRSPDPGGEPGGPGAGGASGAGGGPGPSGPGTGG; encoded by the coding sequence TTGGCTGACGTCACCGCACCCATTACCGCACCCACGTCGCTGGGCGCGGGCGGCGCGGCCATCCAGATGGCCGTGGCCCTGCTGCTGATACTGTTCGTCATTTTGCTGGCGTATTACCTGCTCAAGCGCTTCGGCCCGCGCCTGGGGCTTGGCGGGGCCGCAAAGGCCCACGGCATGCGGGTGGAGAGCTATCTCACCCTGGGACCCCGGAAGAATATTATGGTGGTCCGCTTCTTGAATAAGCTTTTGGTGCTCGGGGTCACGGACCAGAGCATCAATCTGCTGACAGAGGTGGACGCACACGATGGACAAGAGAATTTCCAAGCCGTTCTCGAGAACGCCAGCCGCAGCCCTGACCCTGGCGGAGAACCCGGCGGTCCTGGCGCTGGCGGCGCTTCTGGGGCTGGCGGCGGTCCTGGCCCTTCCGGCCCTGGTACAGGCGGCTGA
- the trxC gene encoding thioredoxin TrxC has product MSESRKVTCPHCHTRNRVIPGKETQATCGKCRESLFPGKPVELTQDTFGKHVMDTDVPLLVDFWAPWCGPCRAMANDFEKAAQRLEPDIRAAKVNTEAEQLLAAQFNIKSIPTLILFKNGKAVDSISGAMDANNLESWARSRAMY; this is encoded by the coding sequence ATGTCAGAATCCCGCAAGGTCACCTGCCCGCATTGCCACACGCGCAACCGGGTCATTCCAGGCAAGGAAACCCAGGCCACCTGCGGCAAGTGCCGCGAGAGCCTGTTTCCAGGCAAACCCGTCGAACTGACCCAGGACACCTTCGGCAAGCACGTCATGGACACCGACGTGCCCCTGCTGGTGGACTTCTGGGCGCCCTGGTGCGGTCCCTGCCGCGCCATGGCCAACGATTTCGAGAAGGCGGCCCAGCGCCTGGAGCCGGACATCCGCGCCGCCAAGGTGAACACCGAGGCCGAGCAGCTGCTGGCCGCGCAGTTCAACATCAAGAGCATCCCCACGCTGATCCTGTTCAAGAACGGCAAGGCCGTGGACTCAATCTCCGGGGCCATGGACGCCAACAACCTGGAGAGCTGGGCCAGATCGCGGGCCATGTACTGA
- a CDS encoding substrate-binding domain-containing protein: MHLARPFLATLLLLLTPCLALAQSATIETYGNGPKVFTLATGSPGELGLLKVLGEAFAKQNGATLKWLKAGTGESLDLLKAKHVDMVMVHAPAKVDQAVKDGWAVKKTLIGSNEFFIVGPAADPAKIATAKTAVQAYQDIAKAKAPFLSRGDNSGTHQKEMAVWKAAGIEPSGPWYIVTKDFMTATLKRAQSESGYFMTDSSTWVAEKKNLPGLKILFQGDKMLVNTYHALAQPAGATAGADTAAAFIDFVASEKGQDIIRGFGKAEYGEALYNDAAYAKKYDQ; this comes from the coding sequence ATGCACCTCGCGCGCCCCTTCCTGGCTACCCTGCTGTTGCTCCTGACCCCCTGTCTGGCTTTGGCGCAGTCCGCCACCATCGAGACCTACGGCAACGGCCCCAAGGTGTTCACGCTGGCCACCGGCAGCCCCGGCGAACTGGGCCTGCTGAAAGTACTGGGCGAGGCGTTCGCCAAGCAGAACGGCGCGACCCTCAAGTGGCTGAAGGCCGGGACCGGCGAGTCGCTGGACCTCCTCAAGGCCAAACACGTGGACATGGTCATGGTGCACGCCCCGGCCAAGGTGGATCAGGCCGTGAAGGACGGCTGGGCCGTTAAGAAGACGCTCATCGGCTCAAACGAGTTCTTCATCGTGGGTCCCGCCGCCGACCCGGCCAAAATCGCCACAGCCAAGACCGCCGTCCAGGCCTACCAGGACATCGCCAAGGCCAAGGCCCCCTTCCTTTCGCGCGGGGACAATTCCGGCACCCACCAGAAGGAGATGGCCGTGTGGAAGGCCGCAGGTATCGAGCCCTCTGGCCCCTGGTACATCGTCACCAAGGATTTTATGACCGCCACGCTCAAGCGCGCGCAGTCCGAGTCCGGCTACTTCATGACCGATTCCAGCACCTGGGTGGCCGAGAAGAAGAATCTGCCGGGGCTCAAGATCCTCTTCCAGGGCGACAAGATGCTGGTGAACACCTACCACGCCCTGGCCCAGCCCGCGGGAGCGACAGCTGGCGCAGACACTGCCGCCGCGTTCATCGACTTTGTTGCGTCGGAAAAAGGGCAGGACATCATTCGGGGATTCGGGAAGGCGGAGTACGGGGAGGCCCTGTACAACGACGCGGCCTATGCGAAGAAGTACGACCAGTAG
- a CDS encoding nucleoside/nucleotide kinase family protein, whose translation MKVPANAIKLRVDVQEEDATRTFPGDLAQASIGGASGNLFFIGLPGVGRRDLARASAGALGLAFVDADSPHALKAVLGGSGQSVAVTGVALNDALIQALRSSGKVFYIMTAAPILAKRLGDVSRLEELAAEVERLDPVFMRAAHFIMPLAATPEEMLEDVREKARL comes from the coding sequence ATGAAGGTTCCCGCAAACGCCATCAAGCTTCGTGTCGACGTCCAGGAAGAGGACGCGACCAGGACCTTTCCGGGCGATCTGGCCCAGGCCTCCATCGGCGGGGCCTCGGGCAACCTGTTTTTCATCGGCCTGCCCGGCGTGGGACGGCGCGATCTGGCCCGGGCCTCTGCCGGGGCGCTTGGCCTTGCCTTTGTGGACGCCGATTCGCCGCACGCGCTGAAGGCTGTCCTGGGCGGCTCCGGGCAGTCGGTGGCCGTCACGGGCGTCGCCCTGAACGACGCGCTCATCCAGGCCCTGCGCTCCTCCGGCAAGGTGTTCTACATCATGACTGCGGCCCCCATCCTGGCCAAGCGCCTGGGCGACGTCTCGCGCCTGGAGGAGCTGGCCGCCGAGGTGGAGCGGCTGGACCCCGTGTTCATGCGCGCGGCGCACTTCATCATGCCTCTGGCCGCAACGCCCGAGGAGATGCTCGAGGACGTGCGCGAGAAGGCGCGGCTCTGA